CGCGCTTGCACGACGTCTCACGATAGGGCTCCGGTCGGGGTACGCGGCGGAAGCGCATCAGGCGGCCTCCGCCTCAGCCGACGCGGGCGACTCCGCATCGAGCAGGCGGCCAAGCAGCCAATCGGCCGCCTTGCTGGCGTGGGAGGCGGCCCGCACGATGGCGCGGTCGTCCTCGCGCAGGACCTCAAGCCACGCCCCAATGTAGTCGGCGTGGCGCACGGTCGGGACGATGCCGAGGCTCGCGCAGACGAAAGCCGCCGAGATCTCGGCCACGAGTTCCTCGCGGGCGTAGCAGGCGCCGCCACGCGGCCCCTTCATCTCGCGGTTCAAGCGCGAGGCGTGGCCGGTGGCGTGGGAGAGCTCGTGCGCGGCGGTGCGGTGGAAGTTGATCGGCTCGTGGAAGGCCTCGGGCGGGGGCAGTACGATCACGTCGTCGGCTGGCCGATAGAAGGACATGTGGCCGCCGATGCGGATGGTCACGCCGGAGGCCTCCATCAGGGCACGAAAGCGCGGGAGGATGAGGTCCTCGCGCGGCGGCGCGGGGACGAGCATCTCCGTAGGCAGGCCGTCGCACTGGGCGACATTGAAGACGGTGAAGCGCTTCAGGAACGCGATCTGGCGGGCCTGATCGCCGTCGCGGTCGGCACGCTGGCGCTCGTCTTCCGGGGTGAAGCGGTCGGCATAGACCACGGTGGTGCCGTGTTCGCCACGGCGCACGCAGCCGCCGAGGCTGAGCGCCTGGCGGAAGGTGAGCCAGCGCTGGGTCGCGTAGCCGTTCTCGATCGCAGCGGCCCAGAGCAGCATGACGTTGATGCCACTGTAAGCTCGGGTCGAGGCGGCGTTGCGAGGCATGGTCACCGCGGCGGTGCCGGGGCCGGTGCTCCAGGGCTGGACCCAGGGCACGCAGCCGGCTTCGAGCTGAGCGATGATCTTGTCCGTGATCTCCCGGTAGAGGCTGGCGCGCTCGGTGCGGGTGCTGCGCGCGGGCGAGGAAGC
The sequence above is a segment of the Methylobacterium nodulans ORS 2060 genome. Coding sequences within it:
- a CDS encoding ArdC family protein — its product is MARASSPARSTRTERASLYREITDKIIAQLEAGCVPWVQPWSTGPGTAAVTMPRNAASTRAYSGINVMLLWAAAIENGYATQRWLTFRQALSLGGCVRRGEHGTTVVYADRFTPEDERQRADRDGDQARQIAFLKRFTVFNVAQCDGLPTEMLVPAPPREDLILPRFRALMEASGVTIRIGGHMSFYRPADDVIVLPPPEAFHEPINFHRTAAHELSHATGHASRLNREMKGPRGGACYAREELVAEISAAFVCASLGIVPTVRHADYIGAWLEVLREDDRAIVRAASHASKAADWLLGRLLDAESPASAEAEAA